In a single window of the Gemmatimonadota bacterium genome:
- a CDS encoding TPM domain-containing protein: MWQKGIGALMVLQLGLLNGVAAQGGVATLFPAQPTGMVTDVAKVLDAASLARIESRLTLLRQQTGAEVAVVTLPTLGGREPAEVALAIGRAWGVGAKAAVGDQTRNAGAVFLLVPRSGDQRGEIRLEVGNGLEGILTDARTGQLLDALIPQLREQQYGAALDAGTVAIADLVARTMGISDTSLVQPRAPPRRGFPRGLLTLLIIVLWLVINTRGGGRGGRYRRGGMGPFIIGGGGFGGGGFGGGGFGGGGFGGFGGGGGFSGGGGGRSF; this comes from the coding sequence ATGTGGCAGAAAGGTATCGGCGCGTTGATGGTGCTCCAACTGGGTCTCCTGAACGGGGTCGCGGCGCAGGGTGGGGTGGCAACACTCTTCCCGGCACAACCGACCGGGATGGTCACCGATGTCGCCAAGGTGCTGGACGCGGCCAGCCTGGCCCGCATTGAGTCGCGCCTCACGCTGCTGCGCCAGCAGACCGGTGCCGAGGTGGCGGTGGTCACCCTGCCGACGCTGGGGGGGCGGGAGCCGGCCGAAGTGGCGCTCGCCATCGGACGTGCCTGGGGCGTCGGGGCGAAGGCCGCGGTCGGCGATCAGACGCGCAACGCCGGCGCCGTCTTCCTGCTGGTGCCACGGTCCGGCGACCAGCGGGGCGAGATTCGGCTCGAGGTCGGCAACGGCCTCGAAGGGATCCTCACCGACGCGCGCACGGGGCAGCTCCTCGACGCGCTGATCCCCCAGCTCCGTGAGCAGCAGTACGGTGCGGCGCTCGATGCCGGGACCGTCGCCATCGCCGATCTGGTGGCGCGGACGATGGGCATCAGCGACACGTCGCTGGTGCAGCCCCGAGCGCCGCCGCGACGCGGCTTCCCCCGCGGCCTCCTGACGCTGCTCATCATCGTGTTGTGGCTGGTCATCAACACGCGAGGCGGCGGGCGCGGCGGCAGGTATCGCCGAGGCGGGATGGGGCCGTTCATCATCGGCGGTGGCGGCTTCGGCGGCGGTGGCTTCGGGGGTGGCGGCTTTGGTGGTGGTGGCTTTGGCGGCTTCGGTGGCGGCGGGGGTTTCAGCGGCGGCGGCGGCGGGAGGAGCTTCTGA
- a CDS encoding nucleotidyltransferase domain-containing protein, with the protein MDRGQLDADIARLVTRLQADDAPAGSALLYGSVVRGDWIATRSDVNLLLVMDDASPTGLRRLAGAVSEWHRAGHTAPLIIGREEWQRSVDVFPIEMTDMQLAYRVLHGTDPLAGVRVAPSDLRRALESELRGKLVRLRQAYVRFGESMVTLGGFATASVGQLLVLFRCTGALLGRPLSATAAETIAGLSDVLGEDAAVITEIAGHRAEPEWHCPPATFARYLEVVHRAVEFIDHYPQGDA; encoded by the coding sequence ATGGATCGTGGCCAACTTGATGCGGATATTGCGCGCCTTGTGACGCGCCTGCAGGCGGACGATGCGCCGGCAGGCAGCGCGCTGCTCTACGGTTCGGTGGTGCGGGGCGACTGGATCGCCACGCGCTCCGACGTGAACCTCCTCTTGGTGATGGACGATGCGTCGCCGACTGGACTGCGCCGGCTCGCCGGGGCGGTGTCGGAGTGGCATCGGGCCGGTCACACGGCGCCGTTGATCATCGGTCGCGAGGAATGGCAGCGCTCCGTCGATGTCTTTCCGATCGAGATGACCGACATGCAGCTTGCCTACCGCGTGCTGCACGGCACCGACCCGCTCGCGGGCGTCCGCGTGGCACCGTCGGACCTGCGTCGTGCGCTGGAGTCGGAGCTGCGCGGCAAGCTGGTGCGCTTGCGCCAGGCCTATGTCCGCTTCGGCGAGTCGATGGTGACGCTGGGTGGTTTTGCCACCGCCTCCGTCGGCCAGCTGCTGGTGCTGTTTCGGTGCACCGGTGCACTGCTCGGGCGTCCCCTGAGCGCGACGGCCGCCGAAACCATCGCTGGTCTCTCCGACGTACTCGGCGAGGATGCGGCGGTGATCACCGAGATCGCGGGGCACCGGGCCGAACCCGAGTGGCACTGCCCCCCCGCCACGTTCGCCCGGTATCTTGAGGTGGTCCACCGGGCGGTTGAGTTCATTGACCACTACCCACAGGGAGATGCTTGA